AGTTGGCACCCAGATCAATAATAAATTTAGTTATTATGTTGATTATGCAATAAAAAGCAGCTTGTGTTTATTAtcgataaaagaaaataaagtatGTTTGATTTCCATACAGTGTTCCTTTTATCTGGAAATCCAGAATATATCGAAAACtacgaaaaataataaaaaaatgttcttaCAAAAGTCGTTTGATTTGATGAGGCACATTACGTGGTTTTAATAGTTTTTGCGTGGGTGTAGTAGTGGCCGAGATTTTAAGGTCTAGTTTACTTTTTTTAATGGAAcagtatatttctttatttataatcTGTTAGCGTTTTCTTAGACAAATTCAACGACATATTACATGTTATCAATCCGAACGTTAAAGTGAAACATTGAATCGGTCTGGTAGGAGCAGATAGCAGTCTCGCAGAATTCAGTTTGGCCAAGAACTCACGGTTCGCGTCGATCTTACTTTTGCATCTCACTAATTTATGACTATACCGCTTCGAATGATGATAAATAATATGTCGTGGAATTTGTCTCAGGAAACGTTAACAGATCATAAATAAAGAAGCATATTGTTCTGTTGAATAAAATTAacttgaccttgaaatctctgcCAGCACTAAACCCATGCAGAAACTATTAACACCAAATAAAACAACTTTTGTAAGAACATTTTTTTTCACTATCTTTCGTAGTTTCCGAAATATTCTGGATTTCCAGATAAAACGAACACTCTATATATGAATATGTATACGATAAAATTCGTTTATCTCTAAAAATTAAATTCTCAATTCATATTggctataattatatttaatattatattcgtTAAATAATAACATCCCTGAACGTAATTCATGTTGCATATAGGCACTTTGTTATAGCCTTATGTTCATTAGCAAAGACACTCCATTTCTACCAATAATCATTTCACACATGCTTTTTTGCATAATAAATCTTTAGTTTTAAGAAATATGCTacgaatattatatatgatatgtTTTTTGTTGATACAATTTTTAATCATATTCCATTTAATAATTCCAACAAATGCATTAAGTACTATAAAGgcataaaaatatttgatatctAAGTATTCCATTCAACATGCACAAATAAAggaataaatatttttctaatttcagTTGTGGAAATTTTAAATCGCATTTTAGGCTCTTGTAAGTAATATCTCTAAACTAACAATACattcattaatattttaaattaggcAATTTTTAGATAATTATATGTAGTTCTTTGAAAATGTACGTAGGCGTTTTGATATAGTAAATATTGTATCACAAATATAATCAAATTTAATTATTCTAAAAtgcaatatataaatttatattatacaatgtgTCTCACATAAGTATTAATATGAAGTCTTCAGAACTAAATTAAACTATATTTATATGcatatatcataattttggTCAGTTTATATTTTTTAGGATACAAATATTGCTTTTGATTTTCTAAAGAAAATGTATGTAAAGTATTAAGAAGTACATAACATCATGCTTTTCGTaatgaataagaataataatgttCTTCTTTTAAGTATTTATTGCAATTGAGCTTTTTAGAATGCCTTTAAATGCTCTCAAATCTCTTATTAATTACGTATTTTgccaaattttgtttaaaatgtgtatatatattattttatatcaatTGTAGATAGATCAAATTTATAACAAACATTTTTAGTACGAGAAATTAAGTGGTATTGCTTACATAGGACACATTGTATATGATTTTGTTGAATTTGttatcatttttatatattttattattcaatgagggctgttattgaaataatcgatttttataaaaacaaATATGAAGTCTGCTTCAATATTTTGATTACAAAAATATGAACTGATTGTGATTAAAAATTATTCACATTACGGATAACAAGTTTTATAAGTACTAACTAATTTCCATTTTTATATCAATTTCATTGATTAATATTCATAAGCAATACTTTTGTCTTAAATTAAGCTTTAAACTAGAAGTGTACTCTTATAACTGATAAGAAAGAGTGTAACTATGTTGTGAGAAAATAAAATGAGGAATGGATAATCTAAGAGGATCTACTTATATCTAATAAAAAATTGTACTCTACAGGTATTTGAGGCAAATACTACTAAGTGATATGATCAATAAACCattgataaatgaataaattaagtTAGTGAATTAATTTCTAATCAGACTATAAATTGAAATGgggaaaaataaataaacctCTACTCTAAAACATTATGTTACTTACGCAAAGTGAACTTGATTTTTCATTGTTCATCAATCAGTTGATATTTTACTACAGTGAATAATGCGATTTAAACAGTTTGTTTTACGTGATAAATATTCTAAAGTCACATTAAATTTTTGTGGACTACTTTAAAATCTGTTAAAATACTTAAAAAGGTCTACATAACAATTGCTTAATATTATTAAGAACTTTCTAAATCCTATTcatgataaataaaaattctatcAGTCTACTGTCAATAAAAATACTACAGCTTTGTTAGTTATATAGCCTGTTCTCAGTGAAAGTAGTCTTAATTAGGTGAACAGATTGAATCAAATTAATGGCTACTTTTCACTCGGATACTGACATCATTATTTCAAAAATCACAAAACTACTTTTTTACCTCTAAGTAAAATTCACTTGATGTTGTACAATCACCCTGTAAATTTTTATAAGAAAAATCAAGTGAAATATTTTCTATCAATCTGTAAGACACAATTCTTAGGCATTGGAATTGTTGAGATATTACAAAATGGCACAAATGCACAATCCTATACATATCATCCCTAACATGTATGCCAAATCCCTTTTGATACTAGGATCTCTTTTGGTTGACCCTggaagattatatatatttttccacTTAACTGCCCATAAAGGAATACCAACATGGAGTATATCTGGGATCATGAATCCTAGATCTCGCACCACCTATCAAACAAATTATTATCTAAGTATTCAAATACAAGTTTATACACAGCATGTGAAGACATTTCTCGGTAATATTTTACATGTTGGGAGTTAAAAAGATATTTACCTAAGGAAATATCATTACATCATGAAAAGTGTAATAGAGTCTTAattgattaaaaaaattaatcgcaataaaaattgattaattTTGTGTTCCAGAATTAATATTCTGACTAATGAAATCAACACTGAATAGATAAAATGAAATGGAATAAAATTTCTTCTGGATTCAGCTAATTCAGTTCCCACTAATCAAAGAAATCACATTAGTTTAGAAATGTCTTCATTATTACATTAAATAGGGCTTTGTAATCAATGTACGTTATAAAGAGTAATACCTGATGTGCATAGCCTTCCCCTCTAACAACATTAGCAACAAATTGATCCCAACCACCTGCTACAATATGTAGAATAGCAATTGCAGCAATGCCAAAGGCTTTTCTATGTGTGATTGGATTCTTTGTATCTGCTAAATGTATAACCAGGATTGTAGATACCAGTTCGGTGATGGAGAAAAATAACTGATGGTACCACTGAGAATAAAATTCATCATTCCAATAATTCATATAAACCCACCAAGTATAATAGTGAGAAAAAATAGCAGTGGAAAAAAGTATCGTCATGCTAAATCTGAGACGATTTTGAAATGCTAGCCATGTTAAATGTTTCACTGTTTCATAGAACAGAATTATTCCCATTACAATGGTTATCCATATTTTTAGAGTATTTGTAGTGGCATTGAAGTACATGTGCTTGTAAGAAGCAATGCCAGATTCATATGACCCTAAAAATCACAAAATATCTttaatgtattttacaagtaattTCTTATTAATGACATTCACTTACCTTTGAACACTGTATCCCAACACGAACATGAGCAATATTGTTTATCCACATCTCGTGAGTATTCTTGCCAAAAGTAATACATAAATGTGATATGCAAGGGTGGTATTGTTAATGGTGCTAATACTCCTATTATTTTAGAACTACAA
The window above is part of the Megalopta genalis isolate 19385.01 chromosome 2, iyMegGena1_principal, whole genome shotgun sequence genome. Proteins encoded here:
- the LOC117225317 gene encoding uncharacterized protein LOC117225317, with the protein product MGFSKMIKRLLYANFATCSSKIIGVLAPLTIPPLHITFMYYFWQEYSRDVDKQYCSCSCWDTVFKGSYESGIASYKHMYFNATTNTLKIWITIVMGIILFYETVKHLTWLAFQNRLRFSMTILFSTAIFSHYYTWWVYMNYWNDEFYSQWYHQLFFSITELVSTILVIHLADTKNPITHRKAFGIAAIAILHIVAGGWDQFVANVVRGEGYAHQVVRDLGFMIPDILHVGIPLWAVKWKNIYNLPGSTKRDPSIKRDLAYMLGMICIGLCICAIL